DNA from Desulfonatronum sp. SC1:
TCTCTCCGGCGGTAAGAAAGGTGATCAAGCCGAGCAAATTGTATACTCCCCCCACCACCAGATCCAGGGCCGAGTGTTTCATGCCCAGGTCTTGCATGAAGGCGTTGCGTTCCTCGTCGTCCTGCAGTTCGGCCAGTTCCCGCTCCAGGCGGGCGGAAACGGCGATGTGCACCATCCCGGGACCGGCTTCGGGAACCGTGACGTCGGCCAGCTTGTCTTCGCCCACGTTCCAGGCCCAGAGCACGGGCTTGGCCGACAGGAAGCGGAAGCCGCGCAGTTTGGGCAGGGCCAACAGGGTTTCGTTTTCCCGCAAGGGGCGTTCTCGGTCCAGGTGTTCCTTGGCCTGCAACAGGGCCGCTTCTTCTTCCGGATCGTGGAGAAGCTTGGTTTTTTTCTTGTCCTGGGCGATGCGTTCCAGGCGTTTTTCCACCACGGCCAGATCGGCGATCAAAAAGTCCGCCTCCATGGCCTGAAGCTGGTCCAGAGGCTCGGCCGCGCCGGAAAATCCGTCCAGGAGCGCGAGCAGACAGTCGTAAGGGCGGACTTCGTTGAGCACCCGGTCGCCCAGGCCCCCGCCTTTGGCCCCGGCTGCTCCGGGCAGGTCCAGCAGCTCGATTTCCGTGAAGGTGATTTTGGGCGGTTTATACAGTTCGGCCAGGGGCGTCAGGCGTGGTTCAGGAACCTTGACCATGGCCCGCCCGGAGGGCACGGCCGCCGCTCCGGCCAGGGCCGCGAACAGTTCGCTCTTGCCCGCCCCGGCAAATCCTATCAATGCAGTTTTCATGAATGACTCCCAAGTGGTTGCGATGCAGATGCGGATTAGGGCCATCCGGGAGGATTGTCAAAGATTGCCTGTTCCTCGCGGGCAAAGGCAGGATTATCCCATGAGCAAGGTGAAGAGAGTGGTGAACGACAGCTGTTGGTTCGGGCCAATTCCATGGAAGACCCGAGCCTGCGCGTCACGTTTGGAACCGCCATCAAGCAGTTGTGCTTGCATTGAACGGGTTCCGTTGGAGTTGAGCAGTTACAATTTTTGTCAATTTCCCAACACCTTTGTTGGTAGTACCCTGTTGACAGCGATCTTTCTCAGTAATGTTGCAAGGCTTTCTTGAGCAGCACCTTGACCTCATTTCGAAGTTCCGCTGGTGCAAGCACCTCGGCGTTCGGGCCGAAGCCCAATACCCACCGCAGAACCTCCGTCTTTCCCGAGGTACGCATCCACAACTCCACGCCTCCGTTATTAAGCATTGTCACACGCTGCTCTCCCGACCATTTGCGATCCACAACATATTTGGCGACTTCTGGACTGAATCGAATCGTGATCTCAACCGGGTCGTCAAAATAAACGCCAAAAGCGGTCTTCAGGCGCTCTTGAGGATCAAAGTCGTCAGGATAGTCAAACGATGATTCAAGAATACGCAGGCCACGAATCCTTTCCACGGCCAGCAATCGGATTTCCTCGTACCGCGATATACGCACAAACAGATATAGCCCTCCGTCATGTTCACATATGCTGAGCGGTTCCATGGCATAGGTTTTTGTCTGGTCGGTGCTGTAGGCGTGGTAGTCCACCTCGCACATCCTTGAAGTCAACATGGCTTCCGTCAGGTCATCAAGGATCACTTCTTTCTGGCTGTAGTCCTTTGTCAATTTCGAGACGACGAAACTTGTTTCCGAGAACCTGCGTAATGAATCCGAAACGTTTCGGGGCAGAAGTAACGAGAGCTTGGCCAAGGCTTGATCCAGATTCCGGCGTAATACGGGCGCTCTGGGCAGCCGGTTGTCTGCGGCCATGAACTGAATGGCCATCGCCTCGGAGGGCGTCAGCTCCACCTTGGGCAAGGTTATGTTCGGCAGGCGGACAACGTAATCATCCAACATTTTCCATTGCTTTGTCGCACCAGCCTCGCCCTTGGCGTCGTAAACGGGAAAACCGAGATCCTGGATCGCGGCCAGCAGCCTGTAGACGCTGCGCCGTTGCAGGCCGAGGCTTTCCCCAATTTCTTGGATGGTCGCCCCTTGCGGCCTGCTCAGAAGCTCAATGGCGTTGAGTAGGTTCAGCAAAATCTT
Protein-coding regions in this window:
- a CDS encoding DUF933 domain-containing protein, which produces MKTALIGFAGAGKSELFAALAGAAAVPSGRAMVKVPEPRLTPLAELYKPPKITFTEIELLDLPGAAGAKGGGLGDRVLNEVRPYDCLLALLDGFSGAAEPLDQLQAMEADFLIADLAVVEKRLERIAQDKKKTKLLHDPEEEAALLQAKEHLDRERPLRENETLLALPKLRGFRFLSAKPVLWAWNVGEDKLADVTVPEAGPGMVHIAVSARLERELAELQDDEERNAFMQDLGMKHSALDLVVGGVYNLLGLITFLTAGEKEVRAWPLRAGQPAQEAAGVIHSDIQRGFIRAEVLGWEDFLACKTFKTAKERGLLRLEGKEYVVRDGDIIEFRFNV
- a CDS encoding YafY family protein — encoded protein: MRGKILLNLLNAIELLSRPQGATIQEIGESLGLQRRSVYRLLAAIQDLGFPVYDAKGEAGATKQWKMLDDYVVRLPNITLPKVELTPSEAMAIQFMAADNRLPRAPVLRRNLDQALAKLSLLLPRNVSDSLRRFSETSFVVSKLTKDYSQKEVILDDLTEAMLTSRMCEVDYHAYSTDQTKTYAMEPLSICEHDGGLYLFVRISRYEEIRLLAVERIRGLRILESSFDYPDDFDPQERLKTAFGVYFDDPVEITIRFSPEVAKYVVDRKWSGEQRVTMLNNGGVELWMRTSGKTEVLRWVLGFGPNAEVLAPAELRNEVKVLLKKALQHY